cgagggcgagggcgagggcgagggcgaggccgAGGCCGAGGCCGAGGCCGAGGCCGAGGGCGAGGCCGAGGGCGAGGCCGAggccgagggcgagggcgaggccgaggccgagggcgaggccgagggcgagggcgaggccgagggcgagggcgaggccgagggcgagggcgaggccgagggcgaggccgagggcgagggcgaggccgagggcgagggcgaggccgagggcgaggccgagggcgagggcgaggccgaggccgagggcgagggcgaggccgagggcgagggcgaggccgagggcgagggcgaggccgagggcgagggcgaggccgagggcgagggcgaggccgagggcgagggcgaggccgagggcgagggcgaggccgagggcgagggcgaggccgagggcgagggcgaggccgagggcgagggcgaggccgAGGGCGAGAGGAGGTAGGGCGAGAGGAGGTAGGGCGAGAGGAGGTAGGGCGAGAGGAGGTAGGGCGAGAGGAGGTAGGGCGAGAGGAGGTAGGGCGAGAGGAGGTAGGGCGAGAGGAGGTAGGGCGAGAGGAGGTAGGGCGAGAGGAGGTAGGGCGAGaggaggtagggcgagaagaggtagggcgagaagaggtagggcgagaagaggtagggcgagaagaggtagggcgagaagaggtagggcgagaagaggtagggcgagaagaggtagggcgagaagaggtagggcgagaagaggtagggcgagaagaggtagggcgagaagaggtagggcgagaagaggtagggcgagaagaggtagggcgagaagaggtagggcgagaagaggtagggcgagaagaggtagggcgagaagaggtagggcgagaagaggtagggcgagaagaggtagggcgagaagaggtagggcgagaagaggtagggcgagaagaggtagggcgagaagaggtagggcgagaagaggtagggcgagaagaggtagggcgagaagaggtagggcgagaagaggtagggcgagaagaggtagggcgagaagaggtagggcgagaagaggtagggcgagaagaggtagggcgagaagaggtagggcgagaagaggtagggcgagaagaggtagggcgagaagaggtagggcgagaagaggtagggcgagaagaggtagggcgagaagaggtagggcgagaagaggtagggcgagaagaggtagggcgagaagaggtagggcgagaagaggtagggcgagaagaggtagggcgagaagaggtagggcgagaagaggtagggcgagaagaggtagggcgagaagaggtagggcgagaagaggtagggcgagaagaggtacgGCGAGAAGAGGTACGGCGAGAAGAGGTacggcgagaagaggtagggcgagaagaggtagggcgagaagaggtagggcgagaagaggtagggcgagaagaggtagggcgagaagaggtagggcgagaagaggtagggcgagaagaggtagggcgagaagaggtagggcgagaagaggtagggcgagaagaggtagggcgagaagaggtagggcgagaagaggtagggcgagaagaggtagggcgagaagaggtagggcgagaagaggtagggcgagaagaggtagggcgagaagaggtagggcgagaagaggtagggcgagaagaggtagggcgagaagaggtagggcgagaagaggtagggcgagaagaggtagggcgagaagaggtagggcgagaagaggtagggcgagaagaggtagggcgagaagaggtagggcgagaagaggtagggcgagaagaggtagggcgagaagaggtagggcgagaagaggtagggcgagaagaggtagggcgagaagaggtagggcgagaagaggtagggcgagaagaggtagggcgagaagaggtagggcgagaagaggtagggcgagaagaggtagggcgagaagaggtagggcgagaagaggtagggcgagaagaggtagggcgagaagaggtagggcgagaagaggtagggcgagaagaggtacgGCGAGAAGAGGTACGGCGAGAAGAGGTACGGCGAGAAGAGGTACGGCGAGAAGAGGTACGGCGAGAAGAGGTacggcgagaagaggtagggcgagaagaggtagggcgagaagaggtagggcgagaagaggtagggcgagaagaggtagggcgagaagaggtagggcgagaagaggtagggcgagaagaggtagggcgagaagaggtagggcgagaagaggtagggcgagaagaggtagggcgagaagaggtagggcgagaagaggtagggcgagaagaggtagggcgagaagaggtagggcgagaagaggtagggcgagaagaggtagggcgagaagaggtagggcgagaagaggtagggcgagaagaggtagggcgagaagaggtagggcgagaagaggtagggcgagaagaggtagggcgagaagaggtagggcgagaagaggtagggcgagaagaggtagggcgagaagaggtaggg
The Schistocerca gregaria isolate iqSchGreg1 chromosome 1, iqSchGreg1.2, whole genome shotgun sequence genome window above contains:
- the LOC126337614 gene encoding proline-rich protein 36-like, with translation MSVGNIKLPLTLSPSLSAPHSQPLTLSPSLSAPHSQPLTLSPSLSAPHSQPLTLSPSLSAPPSQPLTLSPSLSHPHSLTLTLSPSLSHPHSLTLTLSPSLSHPHSLTLTLSPSLSHPHSLTLTLSPSLSHPHSLLTLTLPLSSLSPSLSPHSHPPSLLTLTLPLSSLSPSLSPHSHPPSLLTLTLPLSSLSPSLSPHSHPPSLLTLTLPLSSLSPSLSPHSHPPSLLTLTLPPSSLSPSLPPHSHPPSLLTLTLPLSSLSPSLSPHSHPHSLLPLSSLSPSLSPHSHPPSLLTLTLPLSSLSPSLSPHSHPPSLLTLTLPLSSLSPSLSLSPSPYLFSPYLFSPYLFSPYLFSPYLFSPYLFSPYLFSPYLFSPYLFSPYLFSPYLFSPYLFSPYLFSPYLFSPYLFSPYLFSPYLFSPYLFSPYLFSPYLFSPYLFSPYLFSPYLFSPYLFSPYLFSPYLFSPYLFSPYLFSPYLFSPYLFSPYLFSPYLFSPYLFSPYLFSPYLFSPYLFSPYLFSPYLFSPYLFSPYLFSPYLFSPYLFSPYLFSPYLFSPYLFSPYLFSPYLFSPYLFSPYLFSPYLFSPYLFSPYLFSPYLFSPYLFSPYLFSPYLFSPYLFSPYLFSPYLFSPYLFSPYLFSPYLFSPYLFSPYLFSPYLFSPYLFSPYLFSPYLFSPYLFSPYLFSPYLFSPYLFSPYLFSPYLFSPYLFSPYLFSPYLFSPYLFSPYLFSPYLFSPYLFSPYLFSPYLFSPYLFSPYLFSPYLFSPYLFSPYLFSPYLFSPYLFSPYLFSPYLFSPYLFSPYLFSPYLFSPYLFSPYLFSPYLFSPYLFSPYLFSPYLFSPYLFSPYLFSPYLFSPYLFSPYLFSPYLFSPYLFSPYLFSPYLFSPYLFSPYLFSPYLFSPYLFSPYLFSPYLFSPYLFSPYLFSPYLFSPYLFSPYLFSPYLFSPYLFSPYLFSPYLFSPYLFSPYLFSPYLFSPYLFSPYLLSPYLLSPYLLSPYLLSPYLLSPYLLSPYLLSPYLLSPYLLSPYLLSPYLLSPSASPSPSASPSPSASPSPSASPSPSASPSPSASPSPSASPSPSASPSPSASPSPSASPSPSASASPSPSASPSASPSPSASPSPSASPSASPSPSASPSPSASPSPSASPSASASPSPSASASPSASPSASASASASASPSPSPSPSASPSASPSASPSASPSASPSASPSASPSASPSASPSASPSASPSASPSASPSASPSASPSASPSASPSASPSASASPSPSASASPSASASPSASPSASPSASPSASPSASPSASPSASPSASPSPSPSPSPSPSPSPSASPSPSASPSPSPSPSPSPSPSPSPSPSPSPSPSPSPSPSPSPSPSPSPSPSPSPSPSPSPSPSPSPSPSPSPSPSPSPSPSPSPSPSPSPSPSPSPSPSPSPSPSPSPSASPSPSPSPSPSPSPSPSPSPSPSPSPSPSPSASPSASPSASPSASPSASPSASPSASPSASPSASPSASLSISLSLALPRNGMEKSVLTMTAATIRAKNVGAPASGRNGRSACDCWPREIRRVWPLQTSDRPPLAPTSTTEREGCVGLPRASLAFPPVHRFT